In a single window of the Longimicrobiaceae bacterium genome:
- a CDS encoding DUF1801 domain-containing protein — MAKARNPGTTRKPPLPSDDHAQIEDWMRRVMPDLQPIVRRVDELIRETIPDLQYAIKWKKAYYGVPDQGWIVEVVAYDVSVNVVFLGGADFDSPPPLGEGDRSRYIKVTSVEEVEKPEMRKWIAAARGVPGWK, encoded by the coding sequence ATGGCGAAAGCACGGAACCCGGGGACAACGCGGAAGCCACCTCTCCCTTCCGATGACCACGCCCAGATCGAAGACTGGATGCGCCGGGTGATGCCCGACCTGCAGCCCATCGTCCGCCGTGTGGACGAGCTGATCCGGGAGACGATCCCCGATCTGCAATACGCGATCAAGTGGAAGAAGGCGTACTACGGCGTGCCCGACCAGGGGTGGATCGTCGAGGTGGTGGCGTACGACGTCTCGGTGAACGTGGTCTTCCTGGGTGGGGCCGACTTCGACTCCCCGCCCCCGCTCGGCGAGGGCGACCGGAGCCGTTACATCAAGGTGACTTCGGTGGAGGAGGTGGAGAAGCCGGAGATGCGGAAGTGGATCGCGGCGGCGAGGGGGGTGCCTGGGTGGAAGTGA
- a CDS encoding Dabb family protein → MIYHSTRMTFKPGVPPEKREEVLESLRNQGRVIPSVKSFIVGHDIGGEYEFAATYVIEDLDGYWEYLIHPAHHHTDMIGLPVGNTFVSYDVVDNDDPDMAAKIAALHQRRYDNDPELTKLVSDLASYEGSAAPGPHGDR, encoded by the coding sequence ATGATCTACCACAGCACGCGGATGACCTTCAAGCCGGGTGTACCGCCGGAGAAGCGGGAGGAGGTGCTGGAGAGCCTGCGTAACCAGGGACGGGTGATCCCGTCAGTGAAGTCGTTCATCGTCGGCCACGACATCGGCGGTGAGTACGAGTTCGCCGCGACCTATGTGATCGAAGACCTGGACGGGTACTGGGAGTACCTGATCCACCCGGCTCACCACCACACCGACATGATCGGGCTGCCGGTGGGCAACACGTTCGTGTCATACGACGTCGTCGACAACGACGACCCGGACATGGCCGCGAAGATCGCCGCACTGCACCAACGCCGCTACGACAACGACCCTGAACTCACCAAGCTGGTGTCGGACCTTGCCAGTTACGAGGGCAGCGCCGCCCCTGGCCCACACGGTGACCGCTGA
- a CDS encoding alpha/beta fold hydrolase, which translates to MKLSPDPTFNFNLLRWIGTAPYSGADIAEVLDLAGRLTPGDFESWHTEFHTLAKRVTTEGWDDDSTSSVTRRDRAFRAASYYRAADFFLHGNPVDPRIEQTWAAATEQFDRAITELDPAGERVTIQADRFAIPAIFYRAGRDRTPRPTILMFNGFDGSQEEMLHLCGFAALERGFNVLTFEGPGQPSVVRGQGLGFRHDWEAVVTPVVDYCQTAPEIDTSLLGLLGVSFGGYLAPRAAAFEPRIRAVVTIDGLYDGYQSVLGLLTPELRTVLDAGDADGFNAAVRRAMSDNNGLRWYIEQGLWSFRAASPYEFFEQARPYTLEGVTDRITCPVLVCSATTDHFNPGQAEKLAEALGEWATLRPFTPAESAATHSHPGASVLLNGVVLDWLTKTFRAPAVVLGKAR; encoded by the coding sequence ATGAAACTCAGCCCCGACCCGACGTTCAACTTCAATCTGCTGCGTTGGATCGGCACCGCACCCTATAGTGGCGCCGACATCGCCGAAGTACTGGACCTGGCCGGCCGGCTCACGCCCGGCGACTTCGAGAGCTGGCACACGGAGTTCCACACTCTCGCCAAGCGTGTGACCACCGAGGGATGGGACGACGACTCCACTTCTTCGGTGACCCGGCGGGACCGGGCTTTCCGTGCCGCGTCCTACTATCGCGCCGCCGACTTCTTCTTGCACGGCAACCCCGTCGATCCCCGCATCGAACAGACCTGGGCGGCCGCCACCGAACAGTTCGACCGCGCAATCACCGAACTCGACCCGGCGGGCGAGCGGGTCACCATCCAGGCCGACAGGTTCGCCATACCGGCGATCTTCTACCGGGCCGGCCGCGACCGCACGCCCCGTCCGACCATCCTCATGTTCAACGGGTTCGACGGCAGCCAGGAGGAGATGCTGCATCTTTGCGGGTTCGCCGCGCTGGAGCGCGGCTTCAACGTCCTGACCTTCGAGGGGCCTGGGCAGCCGAGCGTGGTCCGCGGGCAAGGGCTCGGGTTCCGCCACGACTGGGAGGCCGTGGTCACCCCCGTCGTCGACTACTGCCAGACAGCCCCGGAAATCGACACATCCCTCCTCGGCCTGCTGGGCGTGTCCTTCGGTGGCTACCTGGCTCCCCGCGCCGCCGCGTTCGAGCCGCGCATCCGGGCCGTGGTCACCATCGATGGCCTCTACGACGGCTACCAGTCGGTGCTGGGCCTGCTGACACCCGAGCTGCGGACCGTGCTGGACGCCGGGGACGCCGACGGCTTCAACGCCGCGGTCCGGCGCGCCATGTCCGACAACAATGGCCTGCGCTGGTACATCGAGCAAGGTCTGTGGAGCTTCCGGGCCGCCAGCCCGTACGAGTTCTTCGAACAGGCCCGTCCGTACACGCTGGAGGGGGTCACGGACAGGATCACCTGCCCGGTGCTGGTGTGCTCGGCCACCACCGACCACTTCAACCCCGGCCAGGCAGAGAAGCTGGCCGAGGCGTTGGGCGAGTGGGCCACCCTGCGGCCGTTCACCCCCGCGGAGTCGGCCGCGACCCACTCCCACCCCGGCGCCTCGGTCCTCCTCAACGGCGTCGTCCTCGACTGGCTTACCAAGACGTTCCGTGCCCCGGCCGTCGTTTTGGGTAAGGCACGGTGA